Proteins found in one Nitrospinota bacterium genomic segment:
- a CDS encoding flagellar hook-length control protein FliK, which produces MAANALAIFAVKPPVEPTGPNQDLIGDDSSDFKNFMDTAVHKTDTAQKPSKENSPQNQNDTQTGKTQSQKPKTEPKDEENSNYQEVSVSSQDKPQTKLERVSKESLIEDTEVLSAQLQELDINQDQFEALLDLLGLNGDADMDDLLETLSQALNMAQENAVEKTQENAVKKTGVVDLLNRIQQNKGEAVDLLKQAGLSEQDANKLLDHLQSLKNAHAQKELNKEFDLQAKIDSQLRQSSETTTKNSEIENTQDDTEEGPNVLAQLKNPAKETEKTDTLSKRTEKTNSSSSADKLHEKSKQNEAPRITNQEPVREKPGATSNLGELLIDKNTQANILQTESFSDGKNIKGLETTKASPDLQIQPPTTTANNAVKSVESSKPILPENLLARGATEAKIINQIADKMTIRSNGSKNEVHLKLDPPSLGTVRMNITTSGDTVRTVIVAENHAVKQVIENNFNQLRDAMGEQGLKVDSFTVTVGGESNQENQFEDSSSKENIASMPEDTIDKNLNEKEEIETLPLFFNDNQSISIIA; this is translated from the coding sequence ATGGCCGCAAACGCACTAGCTATATTCGCTGTTAAACCCCCTGTGGAACCTACTGGTCCTAATCAGGATTTAATAGGTGACGACAGTTCAGACTTTAAAAACTTTATGGATACAGCCGTACATAAAACCGACACGGCTCAAAAACCATCCAAAGAAAATTCTCCGCAAAACCAGAATGATACTCAGACTGGTAAGACTCAATCTCAAAAACCGAAGACCGAGCCAAAAGACGAGGAAAACTCAAATTATCAAGAGGTCTCAGTCTCTTCCCAGGACAAACCTCAAACAAAACTCGAAAGGGTTTCCAAAGAGTCCCTCATAGAAGATACAGAGGTTCTTTCCGCCCAGTTGCAGGAGCTTGATATCAACCAGGATCAGTTTGAAGCATTATTGGATCTACTGGGTTTAAACGGTGATGCTGATATGGATGATTTGCTCGAGACATTATCTCAAGCATTAAACATGGCCCAGGAAAATGCTGTTGAAAAAACACAGGAAAACGCTGTTAAAAAAACAGGTGTTGTAGATCTTTTAAATAGAATTCAACAAAATAAAGGGGAGGCGGTTGATCTTCTTAAGCAGGCTGGTTTGTCTGAGCAGGATGCAAATAAACTGCTGGATCATTTACAATCTTTGAAAAATGCACACGCTCAAAAAGAACTTAATAAGGAGTTCGATCTTCAGGCCAAAATAGATTCTCAGTTACGCCAGTCTTCTGAAACAACCACAAAAAATTCTGAAATTGAAAATACTCAGGATGATACTGAAGAAGGACCAAATGTATTAGCACAACTTAAGAATCCTGCAAAAGAAACTGAAAAAACCGACACCCTCTCTAAAAGAACAGAAAAGACCAATAGCTCTTCTTCTGCTGACAAGCTCCATGAAAAATCAAAACAAAATGAGGCTCCAAGAATTACCAATCAGGAACCGGTAAGAGAAAAGCCTGGCGCAACTTCCAATCTAGGTGAGTTGTTGATTGACAAAAATACCCAGGCAAACATACTCCAAACGGAAAGTTTTTCCGACGGCAAGAATATTAAAGGTCTGGAAACAACCAAGGCAAGCCCCGACCTGCAAATTCAGCCTCCCACGACAACCGCTAATAACGCTGTGAAATCGGTGGAGTCTAGCAAACCAATTTTACCTGAGAACCTGCTGGCCAGGGGAGCAACGGAAGCAAAAATTATCAACCAAATTGCTGACAAGATGACTATCCGTTCCAACGGGTCAAAGAATGAAGTTCATCTAAAACTCGATCCACCATCTCTGGGAACAGTGAGGATGAATATCACCACTTCCGGAGATACGGTAAGGACTGTGATTGTTGCGGAAAACCATGCCGTGAAGCAGGTCATCGAAAATAATTTTAATCAGTTGCGTGATGCTATGGGGGAACAGGGTCTTAAGGTAGATAGCTTCACTGTAACGGTTGGGGGTGAGTCAAATCAGGAGAATCAGTTTGAAGACTCATCCAGCAAAGAAAATATTGCTTCCATGCCTGAAGATACTATTGACAAAAACCTAAATGAAAAAGAAGAGATTGAGACACTACCTCTGTTTTTTAACGACAATCAATCTATAAGTATTATTGCTTAG